From the genome of Bacteroidia bacterium:
AAACCGTTATGGGCAAGGCTATGACGACACAACCCGACAGACAAAATCGGGTTCTTTTTGATATTTTGTATTTAAGTAATTGCTTAAATAAACAAATTGACTATCTTTGCACTATGGACAACATTTCGTGTATAAGACAACAAGCGGACATTAAGCAAATCAACCGCTGTAAAGACCGAGTATTAGAACTGAACGGTTCGTTTGACTATTTATCCAACGGACTTGAATTGGCGGGTAACAACGTAAGACTGAAAATCCTGTTTCTGCTTTACGAAGAGCAACAACTTTGCGTTTGCGACCTTAGTGACATTCTCGGAATGACCATTTCGGCAATTTCACAACATCTGCGAAAACTCAAAGACCGAAAACTAATTGAAACGGAAAGGCAAGCACAAACCATTTTTTACTCACTGACAAAAGAGTATGAAAAAATGCTCAAACCTTTTTTCAAAATACTTCACGAAAACAAAATTTTGGAAACAATATGAAAACAGACAAAAAATTAATCGGTGCAGGACTTTTGACAGC
Proteins encoded in this window:
- a CDS encoding metalloregulator ArsR/SmtB family transcription factor produces the protein MDNISCIRQQADIKQINRCKDRVLELNGSFDYLSNGLELAGNNVRLKILFLLYEEQQLCVCDLSDILGMTISAISQHLRKLKDRKLIETERQAQTIFYSLTKEYEKMLKPFFKILHENKILETI